In the genome of Impatiens glandulifera chromosome 6, dImpGla2.1, whole genome shotgun sequence, the window ccaaactctatctcttctccTCCCTCCATTCACGATCGTCATCTCTCACAGCGGCGACCTATTCCAGGACTCTCCCGTTCTCTATCTAATTggctttatttctttttttattttcgcGTTCCTGTCTTTCGAGATCTGTTGTGGGATCAGGTCCAGAAAGTGCGAGAATCCGAGATGTAAAGGGTTGAAGAAGGCGATGGAGTTCGATTTGCAGCTGCAGACGGAAGAGTGCCTGAGATCGGCCGCCAAAGCGGTGAGAGAGATCGATGGGTTGCCTTGGAAAGGTGGGAGCGAGACGAATTCAGATTACGAGTGCTTGAGAGCAGAACTGAGGAAGATGGCGCCACAAAATGGTCGAGCCGTGCTTCTTTTTCGAGCAAAGTGCGGCTGCCCCATTGCAAAGCTCGAGGGTTGGGGCGCTAAGCGTGGCCGGCGGCACAAAAAGTGAGTATTATTATTTCACTCAACTTCTTTTTATTTGCTTGTAAAAGAAAGATGAAAAGCTCGATTTTGATAGTATGTTGCAAGATTTTTATCCATAACTTCTTCATCAACTAGCTAGATAACTAACTAAATGAACTTCATGTTAACTAGAAAGAACCCTTAAGATTAGCTGTGATTTTTCTTTGATTCTATGATTAAAATTTCAGAAATAAGAACTTCTTGCTTCACATGTCAAAATTGATTTATTGCATAAGTTTGAACATGTTTATTTTTCAAGCATTACATGCATTTTCAATTGACCCATGATATAGAATTCTTATTTGAAACTTTGGTTTCTTTTATGTTTGTCTGTTGGTTGAGTTGTTCACTAAACGGTATCAAGATTTGGTTTAGACATTGTTTGGATTACTAGAAGTCATCTTCACAACAACTCTATGTGTATACAAACTTTAACATTACTTGGTTATTGTCAATATTTGAGATCCATATCTCACTCTTTCGTAGTTCATTCCCTATGCTAGCTTGTGTTGATATTATTTTCATGCTTGGAAGAGAtctgcctatttggaaactgGTATTTTGTCATAATTACGATTTCATTGAAAATTTGTATAACATTGTAATTTTTAGCAAACATAACAAATGGATCACGATTAACATGACAAAGTTCTATAACTAAACAGCCCAAGGACACCCATATATAGAAGTAGTATGTATATCTGATGagttgttttatattatttttctctcccTCTTCACTGTTTACATTTCAAGATAtcagattattatttttttcggTTCTTAGTGTTCATTGGAGAATCTTGTATACTTGTACTGTGTATGGGTGAATCATTCCTGCAATCTTTGTGCTTACTGTAGTCTTagtgttcttcattttaaaaaaaggaACAAATGAACTATTTTGATGTGTTGAATTTTTGGGTGCAACTGTCACTTAGTTGGATTCACTTTATCCCAGTTTTTCTTGTGCCATTTTCTGTCACAAAGTTGTCCTTTTTTATTGTTACTAGATAGCCTTCAAAGTCAATTCTCAGTTGTTTTCCTTTCCTGTTTTGACATGGAAAATCTCCCATGTTTTTTATAGTTATCTTCTGTAGAAAAATTTCCATCAGCATGGAAGAATAAAAGTTTGCCATCATGAAAGTCTTAAACTGTTCTTGGATCAAGCAAATTACTATGTAGTGCGTGCCCCCACAACAAGAAATTTTACTCCCTTTCTTACCATTTTGTGGGTTCCTTCAAAGATGGTGGGTGAGTTTTAAGGGAGGGTGGTATGAAACTATTTTGTACCAAAATGCCCTTGTAAACTAGCCTGAGAaagataaaaagtaaataaattgttttctgGTTGAATGGTTAGAATGCCCTTGTTCTGGATTAGCCATTGAAGTATTGTTAGccacttttttcatttttttgttatcACACACAAACTCAAGTGGAAATCAAACTTCAGatctcaaaattttaattggGTTAGACACTTTTTATGTATACTAAATTATGCCATTATGGCCTGCAGGAGTCTAACAGTCAAGAATGGAGCAAAACATCGCTGACTGACTGTTGGGAGGGGTGGTGGCTCAATAGTCAGCCATGGAGTGTTTCATCATCTTCTCCTTTGAATATGGAAATATGTTTCTTTCAGCTGGAAAACAAAACATGTACATTTTTTATAAGAACAATACTACTTCTTACCTACTACTACCTTAACAGAAACTGTATTTCTATTTCTCCTCCTGGCTACTTGTCCGAACTCTCTCTTTTTGTGAGAGGATTATTTACCAAATAAATGTAGTAGCCTGCTACAGATTCgatggattattattattattattgttggtTACTGAAGGGTGGGTGGTCAATATCATACTTTGTTTACTATAATCCAT includes:
- the LOC124942620 gene encoding uncharacterized protein At5g19025-like; protein product: MRHHHLFSSFSMAPSPFSSSSSASLSLSKPHTHHNNSSSISTHHRRPSNPSNPSSNCSPSLCKHSPSATLDILILILVLFSGTFLVISYFSYIFQTLSLLLPPFTIVISHSGDLFQDSPVLYLIGFISFFIFAFLSFEICCGIRSRKCENPRCKGLKKAMEFDLQLQTEECLRSAAKAVREIDGLPWKGGSETNSDYECLRAELRKMAPQNGRAVLLFRAKCGCPIAKLEGWGAKRGRRHKKSLTVKNGAKHR